Proteins encoded by one window of Sorex araneus isolate mSorAra2 chromosome 3, mSorAra2.pri, whole genome shotgun sequence:
- the FASN gene encoding fatty acid synthase — protein MWRVRAGRPRLNRAGAGLEGARETPRPHSPLPAAAQRAAMEEVVIAGLSGKLPESDNIQEFWDNLVGGVDMVTEDDRRWKAGLYGLPRRSGKLKDLSRFDASFFGVHAKQAHTMDPQLRLLLEVAYEAIVDAGINPASLRGTHTGVWVGVSGSEASEALSRDPETLLGYSMVGCQRAMMANRLSFFFDFKGPSVALDTACSSSLLAMQNAFHAIRTGECPAAIVGGINLLLKPNTSVQFMKLGMLSPDGACKAFDATGNGYCRSEAVVAVLLTKKSLAKRVYATILNAGTNTDGNKEQGVTFPSGDVQEQLISSLYTPAGVSPESLEYIEAHGTGTKVGDPQELNSIVRALCATRQEPLLVGSTKSNMGHPEPASGLAALAKVLLSLEHGVWAPNLHYHTPNPEIPALQDGRLQVVDRPQPVRGGNVAINSFGFGGSNVHVILRPNLQPRPAPAPHASLPRLLLASGRTAEAVQSLLAQGQQHAQDLALVSMLNSIAAAPVAAMPFRGWAVLGGQAGSGEVQQAAAGDRPLWFICSGMGAQWSGMGRSLMRLDRFRESILRSDEAVKPYGLKVSELLLHADESTFEDIVHAFVCLTAIQIALIDLLTALGLTPSGIVGHSLGEVACGYADGCLSQEEAVLAAYWRGQCIKEARIPPGAMAAVGLSWAECKQRCPAGVVPACHNSEDTVTISGPQEAVSSFVEQLKQEGVFAKEVQTGGMAFHSYFMDSIAPTLLQALKKVIRNPRPRSARWLSTSIPEAQWQGSLARTSSAEYNVNNLVSPVLFQEALRHVPANAVVVEIAPHALLQAVLKRGLKTGCTVVPLMKKDHRDNLEFFLSNVAKLHLAGINIDPNGLLPPVEFPAPRGTPLISPHIRWDHSQAWDVPAAEHFPSGSGSSSATVYSIDTSPESPDNYLVDHCIDGRVLFPATGYLCLAWRTLARQLGQDVEQTPVLFEDVTLHQATILPKTGTVALEVRLLEASHTFEVSDNGTLIVSGKVSLWEDPDPKLFDSPGSPDPAGPTATSRLAQGDVYKELRLRGYDYGPHFQGILEASLEGTAGQLLWKDNWVTFLDTMLQVSILGSAQRSLRLPTRISAIHIDPSTHRQKLRTLKEATEVADVLVDNCLGTTVAGGVLISRLHASPAPRRQQEQLAPVLEKFLFTPHVEDGCLAGSTALQEELQHCRGLARLLQTKVAQQGLKMAVPGLEGAQAPREPPQEGLPRLLAAAAQLQLNGNLQLELGQLLAQEGALLATDPLLGGLLDSPALKACVDTVLENLNGQRMKVVEVLASEGHLYSRIPQLLGTQPLLQLDYTATDRLAPGPLPQPGLAQAQWDPTGPAPSGLGPADLVACNCTVAALGSPATALGHMAATLKDGGFLLLHTLLRGHPLGDTMAFLTCPEPQTGGQRFLSQDQWEKLFVGAKLHLVAQKTSFYGSALFLCRRLAPQDSPILLPVDDTSFHWVDSLKSMLADASPRPVWLTAVGCGTSGVVGMVNCLRKEPGGHRVRCILVSNLSDESPVPALEPGSEGLRHVLKGDLVTNVFRDGAWGTFRHYPLEQERPEQLTEHAFVNVLTRGDLSSIRWVCSPLHHAPRPGPGMQLCTVHYASLNFRDIMLATGKLSPDAIPGKWASRDCMLGMEFSGHDASGKRVMGLVPAEGLATSVQLSQDFLWDVPSSWTLEEAASVPVVYTTAYYSLVVRGRMRPGESVLIHSGSGGVGQAAIAIALSQGCRVFTTVGSAEKRAYLQARFPQLDATCFANSRDTSFEQHVLRHTAGKGVDLVLNSLAEEKLQASVRCLAQHGRFLEIGKFDLSNNSPLGMAVFLKNVTFHGILLDALFDEAGDAWREVAGLLQAGIQDGVVQPLRCTVFPKARVEDAFRFMAQGKHIGKVVVQVREEAEAQKGTRPALMTAMCKTFCPAHKSYVVAGGLGGFGLELAQWLVLRGAQKLVLTSRSGIRTGYQAKQVREWQRQGVQVLVSTRDASSLEGARGLIKEAAALGPVGGVFNLAMVLRDAMLENQSPEAFRDVNRPKYSGTLHLDRATRESCPTLDYFVAFSSVSCGRGNAGQTNYGFANSTMERICEKRRHDGLPGLAVQWGAIGDVGIVLEAMGTNDTVIGGTLPQRIASCLEVLDLFLHQPHPVLSSFVLAEKTTAHGDTEGKRDLVKAVAHILGIRDLAAVNLDSSLADLGLDSLMGVEVRQTLEREHDLLLSMREVRQLTLRKLQELTQASSHALAAPTEDSPAQPQMKLNLSTLLVNPEGPTLTRLNSVQSSERPLFLVHPIEGSITVFHNLAARLSVPTYGLQCTQAAPLDSIHSLAAYYIDCIRKVQPEGPYRIAGYSYGACVAFEMCSQLQAQQGPAPAHNSLFLFDGSHSFVLAYTQSYRARMTSGCEAEAEAEALCFFIQQFTDAEHNKVLEVLLPLASLEARVAAAVDLITQSHQSLDRRELSFAAVSFYHKLRAAEKYSPRATYHGNVTLLRAKTGGAYGDNLGADYNLSQVCDGKVSVHVIEGDHRTLLEGSGLESILSIIHSSLAEPRVSVREG, from the exons ATGTGGCGTGTCCGCGCGGGGCGGCCGCGGTTAAATAGAGCCGGCGCCGGCCtagagggagccagagagacgcCGCGGCCGCACTCGCCGCTGCCCGCCGCCGCCCAG AGAGCAGCCATGGAGGAGGTGGTCATCGCCGGCCTGTCCGGGAAGCTGCCCGAGTCGGACAACATCCAGGAGTTCTGGGACAACCTGGTGGGCGGCGTGGACATGGTGACGGAGGATGACCGGCGCTGGAAGGCGG GTCTCTACGGCCTGCCCCGGCGCTCCGGCAAGCTGAAGGACCTGTCCAGGTTCGACGCGTCCTTCTTCGGGGTCCACGCCAAGCAGGCCCACACCATGGACCCACAGCTGCGCCTGCTTCTGGAGGTCGCCTATGAGGCCATCGTGGACGCAG GCATCAACCCGGCCTCGCTGCGAGGGACACACACAGGCGTATGGGTGGGCGTGAGCGGCTCCGAGGCCTCCGAGGCTCTGAGCCGGGACCCCGAGACCCTGCTGGGCTACAGCATGGTGGGCTGCCAGCGGGCCATGATGGCCAACCGCTTGTCCTTCTTCTTCGACTTCAAAG gGCCCAGCGTCGCCCTGGACACAGCCTGCTCCTCCAGCCTGCTGGCCATGCAGAACGCCTTCCACGCCATCCGCACGGGCGAGTGCCCCGCAGCCATCGTGGGGGGCATCAACCTCCTGCTGAAGCCCAACACGTCAGTGCAGTTCATGAAGCTGGGCATGCTCAGCCCCGACGGCGCCTGCAAGGCCTTCGACGCGactg GGAACGGGTACTGCCGCTCCGAGGCCGTGGTGGCCGTGCTGCTGACCAAGAAGTCCCTGGCCAAGAGGGTGTATGCCACCATCCTCAACGCCGGCACCAACACAGATGGCAACAAGGAGCAAG GTGTGACCTTCCCCTCTGGAGACGTGCAGGAGCAGCTCATCAGCTCCCTGTACACGCCCGCCGGGGTGTCCCCCGAGTCCCTGGAGTACATCGAAGCCCACGGCACAGGCACCAAG GTGGGCGACCCTCAGGAGCTGAACAGCATCGTCCGGGCGCTGTGTGCCACCCGCCAGGAGCCCCTGCTCGTCGGCTCCACCAAGTCCAACATGGGCCACCCTGAGCCTGCCTCAGGCCTCGCGGCACTGGCCAAG GTGCTGCTGTCCTTGGAGCACGGGGTCTGGGCCCCCAACCTGCATTACCACACCCCCAACCCCGAGATCCCAGCCCTGCAGGACGGGCGGCTGCAGGTGGTGGACCGGCCCCAGCCTGTCCGAGGGGGCAACGTGGCCATCAACTCCTTCGGCTTCGGGGGCTCCAATGTCCACGTCATCCTCCGACCCAACCTGCAGCCCCGCCCGGCGCCCGCCCCACACGCCTCCCTGCCCCGGCTGCTGCTGGCCAGCGGGCGCACCGCCGAGGCCGTGCAGAGCCTGCTCGCCCAGGGCCAGCAGCACGCGCAGGACCTGGCCCTCGTGAGCATGCTCAACTCCATTGCCGCCGCCCCCGTCGCCGCCATGCCCTTCCGGGGCTGGGCCGTGCTGGGCGGCCAGGCGGGCAGCGGCGAGGTGCAGCAGGCGGCTGCTGGCGACCGCCCGCTCTGGTTCATCTGCTCGG GCATGGGTGCCCAGTGGAGCGGGATGGGCAGGAGCCTCATGCGGCTGGACCGCTTCCGGGAGTCCATCCTGCGCTCGGACGAGGCGGTGAAGCCCTACGGACTAAAGGTATCGGAGCTCTTGCTGCACGCGGACGAGAGCACCTTCGAGGACATCGTCCACGCTTTCGTCTGCCTCACGGCCATCCAG ATCGCCCTCATCGACCTGCTCACCGCCCTGGGCCTGACCCCCAGTGGCATCGTGGGCCACTCGCTGGGGGAAGTGGCCTGCGGCTATGCTGACGGCTGCCTGTCCCAAGAGGAGGCCGTCCTGGCCGCCTACTGGAGGGGCCAGTGCATCAAGGAGGCACGCATCCCGCCGGGCGCCATGGCCGCCGTGG GCTTGTCCTGGGCCGAGTGCAAGCAGCGCTGTCCCGCCGGCGTGGTGCCCGCCTGCCACAACTCCGAAGACACCGTGACCATCTCAGGGCCTCAG GAGGCCGTGTCCAGCTTCGTGGAGCAGCTGAAGCAGGAGGGTGTGTTCGCCAAGGAGGTGCAGACGGGCGGCATGGCTTTCCACTCCTACTTCATGGACTCCATTGCCCCCACGCTGCTGCAGGCGCTCAAGAAG GTGATCCGGAACCCACGGCCCCGCTCTGCGCGCTGGCTCAGCACATCCATCCCCGAGGCGCAGTGGCAAGGCAGCCTGGCCCGCACATCCTCGGCCGAGTACAACGTCAACAACCTGGTCAGCCCCGTGCTGTTCCAGGAGGCGCTGCGGCACGTGCCCGCCAACGCCGTGGTGGTGGAGATCGCGCCGCACGCCCTGCTGCAG GCCGTGCTGAAGCGGGGCCTCAAGACAGGCTGCACCGTCGTCCCTCTGATGAAGAAGGACCACAGGGACAACCTCGAGTTCTTCCTCAGCAACGTGGCCAAGCTGCACCTGGCAGG CATCAACATCGACCCCAACGGGCTGCTCCCGCCTGTGGAGTTCCCGGCGCCCCGGGGAACCCCCCTCATCTCGCCGCATATCCGGTGGGACCACAGCCAGGCCTGGGACGTGCCGGCCGCCGAGCACTTCCCCAGCGGCTCCGGCTCCTCGTCAGCCACCGTCTACAGCATCG ACACCAGCCCCGAGTCCCCTGACAACTACCTGGTCGACCACTGCATCGACGGCCGCGTGCTCTTCCCGGCCACCGGCTACCTGTGCCTGGCGTGGCGGACGCTGGCCCGCCAGCTGGGCCAGGACGTGGAGCAGACGCCGGTGCTCTTCGAGGACGTGACACTGCACCAGGCCACCATCCTGCCCAAGACTG ggACGGTGGCCTTGGAGGTGCGACTGCTGGAGGCATCTCACACCTTTGAGGTGTCCGACAACGGGACCCTCATAGTCAGCG GAAAAGTGTCCCTGTGGGAGGACCCGGACCCCAAGCTTTTCGACAGCCCAGGCAGCCCGGACCCCGCAGGACCCACGGCCACGTCCCGCCTGGCCCAGGGCGACGTGTACAAGGAGCTGCGTCTGCGAGGCTACGACTATGGGCCTCACTTCCAGGGCATCCTGGAGGCCAGCCTGGAAG GCACAGCCGGCCAGCTGCTGTGGAAGGACAACTGGGTGACCTTCCTGGACACCATGCTGCAGGTGTCCATCCTGGGCAGTGCCCAGCGCAGCCTGCGTCTGCCCACCCGCATCAGCGCCATCCACATCGACCCCAGCACCCACCGCCAGAAGCTGCGCACCCTGAAGGAAGCCACCGAAG TGGCCGACGTGCTAGTGGACAACTGCTTGGGCACCACCGTGGCGGGCGGCGTCCTCATCTCGCGGCTGCACGCCTCGCCGGCCCCGCGCAGGCAGCAGGAGCAGCTGGCGCCCGTCCTGGAGAAGTTCCTGTTCACGCCCCACGTGGAGGACGGCTGCCTGGCGGGGAGCACGGCCCTGCAGGAGGAGCTGCAGCACTGTCGGG GGCTGGCGCGGCTGCTGCAGACGAAGGTGGCACAGCAGGGGCTGAAGATGGCGGTGCCCGGGCTGGAGGGCGCCCAGGCCCCGCGGGAGCCCCCGCAGGAGGGCCTGCCCCGGCTGCTGGCCGCGGCCGCCCAGCTGCAGCTCAATGGGAATCTGCAGCTGGAGCTGGGCCAGCTGCTGGCACAGGAAGGGGCTCTGCTGGCCACCGACCCCCTGCTGGGCGGCCTGCTGGACTCGCCGGCACTCAAGGCCTGTGTGGACACCGTTCTAGAGAACTTGAATGGGCAGAGGATGAAGGTGGTGGAG GTGCTGGCCAGCGAGGGACACCTGTACTCGCGCATCCCGCAGCTGCTGGGCACGCAGCCTCTGCTGCAGCTGGACTACACGGCGACAGACcggctggccccaggccccctgccacagccaggcctggcccaggCCCAGTGGGACCCCACGGGCCCTGCCCCCAGCGGCCTGGGCCCCGCCGACCTCGTGGCCTGTAACTGTACCGTGGCTGCCCTGGGGAGCCCGGCCACGGCGCTGGGCCACATGGCGGCCACCCTCAAGGACGGTGGCTTCCTGCTGCTGCACACCCTGCTCCGGGGACACCCCCTCGGGGACACCATGGCCTTCCTCACCTGCCCCGAGCCACAGACCGGAGGCCAGCGCTTCCTGAGCCAG GACCAGTGGGAGAAGCTGTTCGTGGGGGCGAAGCTGCACCTGGTGGCCCAGAAAACGTCCTTCTACGGCTCGGCCCTGTTCCTGTGCCGCCGCCTGGCCCCCCAGGACAGCCCCATCCTGCTGCCCGTGGACGACACCAGCTTCCACTGGGTGGACTCGCTCAAG AGTATGCTGGCCGACGCCTCGCCCCGCCCCGTGTGGCTCACGGCCGTGGGCTGCGGCACGTCGGGCGTCGTGGGCATGGTGAACTGTCTCCGCAAAGAGCCTGGCGGCCACCGAGTCCG GTGTATCCTGGTGTCCAACCTCAGCGACGAGAGCCCTGTGCCCGCGTTGGAGCCGGGCTCGGAGGGGCTGCGGCATGTGCTTAAGGGGGACCTGGTAACTAACGTCTTCCGAGACGGGGCCTGGGGCACCTTCCGCCACTACCCCCTGGAGCAGG AGCGGCCCGAGCAGCTGACGGAACACGCCTTTGTGAACGTGCTCACGCGGGGCGACCTGTCCTCCATCCGCTGGGTCTGCTCCCCGCTGCACCATGCGCCACGCCCTGGGCCTGGCATGCAGCTCTGCACCGTCCACTACGCCTCCCTCAACTTCCGGGACATCATGCTGGCcacgggcaagctgtcccctgaCGCCATCCCAG GGAAATGGGCCTCTCGGGACTGCATGCTGGGCATGGAGTTCTCTGGCCACGACGCCAGTGGCAAGCGCGTGATGGGGCTGGTGCCCGCCGAGGGCCTGGCCACCTCTGTCCAGCTGTCTCAGGACTTCCTGTGGGATGTGCCCTCCAGCTG GACCCTGGAGGAGGCCGCCTCGGTGCCCGTGGTCTACACCACGGCCTACTACTCCCTGGTGGTCCGCGGGCGCATGCGGCCAGGGGAGTCGGTGCTTATCCACTCCGGCTCTGGCGGCGTGGGCCAGGCCGCCATCGCCATCGCCCTCAGCCAGGGCTGCCGCGTTTTCACCACCGTGG GCTCGGCCGAGAAGCGGGCCTACCTACAGGCGCGCTTCCCCCAGCTGGACGCCACCTGCTTCGCCAACTCCCGGGACACGTCCTTCGAGCAGCACGTGCTGCGTCACACAGCCGGCAAGG GTGTCGACTTGGTCTTGAACTCGCTGGCGGAAGAGAAGCTCCAGGCCAGCGTGAGGTGTCTGGCCCAGCACGGCCGCTTCCTGGAGATCGGCAAGTTTGACCTGTCCAACAACAGCCCACTGG gcatGGCTGTCTTCCTCAAGAACGTGACCTTCCACGGGATCCTGCTGGACGCACTCTTCGACGAGGCGGGCGACGCCTGGCGGGAGGTGGCGGGGCTGCTGCAGGCCGGCATCCAGGACGGCGTGGTCCAACCCCTCCGGTGCACCGTGTTCCCCAAGGCCCGCGTGGAGGATGCCTTCCGCTTCATGGCGCAGGGCAAGCACATCGGCAAAGTGGTGGTGCAG GTGCGCGAGGAGGCTGAGGCCCAGAAGGGGACCCGGCCCGCCCTGATGACCGCCATGTGCAAGACCTTCTGTCCCGCGCACAAGAGCTACGTGGTGGCCGGGGGTCTGGGCGGCTTCGGCCTGGAGCTGGCCCAGTGGCTGGTGCTGCGAGGGGCCCAGAAGCTGGTGCTGACCTCCCGCTCCGGGATCCGCACAG GCTACCAGGCCAAACAGGTGCGCGAGTGGCAGCGCCAGGGCGTCCAGGTGCTCGTGTCCACCCGGGACGCCAGCTCCCTGGAGGGGGCCCGAGGCCTCATCAAGGAGGCTGCGGCGCTGGGGCCTGTGGGCGGAGTCTTCAACCTGGCCATG GTGCTGCGGGACGCCATGCTGGAGAACCAGAGCCCCGAGGCCTTCCGCGACGTGAACCGGCCCAAGTACAGCGGCACTCTGCACCTGGACAG GGCCACCCGGGAGTCCTGCCCTACGCTGGACTACTTCGTGGCCTTCTCCTCCGTGAGCTGCGGGCGCGGTAATGCCGGCCAGACCAACTACGGCTTTGCCAATTCCACCATGGAGCGCATCTGCGAGAAGCGTCGCCACGACGGCCTCCCAG gcctggctgtgcAGTGGGGCGCCATCGGTGATGTGGGCATCGTGCTGGAGGCCATGGGCACCAACGACACGGTCATCGGCGGCACGCTGCCCCAGCGCATCGCCTCCTGCCTGGAGGTGCTGGACCTCTTCCTGCACCAGCCGCACCCCGTCCTGAGCAGCTTCGTGCTGGCCGAGAAGACCACCGCCCACGGGGACACCGAGGGCAAGCGGGACCTGGTGAAGGCCGTGGCGCACATCCTGG GCATCCGCGACCTGGCCGCCGTGAACCTGGACAGCTCCCTGGCCGACCTGGGCCTGGACTCGCTCATGGGCGTGGAGGTGCGGCAGACGCTGGAGCGCGAGCACGACCTGCTGCTGTCCATGCGGGAGGTGCGGCAGCTCACGCTGCGCAAGCTGCAGGAGCTGACGCAGGCCAGCAGCCACG CGCTGGCGGCACCCACGGAGGACAGCCCCGCGCAGCCGCAGATGAAGCTGAACCTCAGCACGCTGCTGGTGAACCCCGAAGGCCCCACCCTGACGCGCCTCAACTCGGTGCAGAGCTCCGAGCGGCCCCTCTTCCTGGTGCACCCCATCGAGGGCTCCATCACCGTCTTCCACAACCTGGCCGCCCGGCTCAGCGTCCCCACCTACGGCCTGCAGTGCACCCAGG CCGCGCCCCTGGACAGCATCCACAGCCTGGCCGCGTACTACATCGACTGCATCCGGAAGGTCCAGCCCGAGGGGCCGTACCGCATCGCTGGCTACTCGTACGGGGCCTGCGTAGCCTTCGAGATGTGCTCGCAGctgcaggcccagcagggcccagcGCCTGCGCACAACAGCCTCTTCCTGTTTGACGGCTCCCACAGCTTTGTGCTGGCCTACACGCAGAGCTACCGCGCCAGGATGACCTCCGGCTGCGAGGCCGAGGCCGAGGCCGAGGCCCTGTGCTTCTTCATCCAGCAGTTCACAGATGCGGAGCACAACAAG GTGCTGGAGGTGCTGCTCCCGCTCGCCAGCCTGGAGGCGCGCGTGGCCGCCGCCGTGGACCTGATCACGCAGAGCCACCAGAGCCTGGACCGCCGGGAGCTGAGCTTCGCCGCCGTCTCCTTCTACCACAAGCTGCGGGCGGCCGAGAAGTACTCGCCCCGCGCCACCTACCACGGCAACGTGACGCTGCTGCGTGCCAAGACGGGTGGCGCCTACGGGGACAACCTGGGCGCCGACTACAACCTGTCGCAGGTTTGCGACGGCAAGGTGTCGGTGCATGTCATCGAGGGCGACCACCGCACGCTGCTGGAGGGCAGCGGCCTCGAGTCCATCCTCAGCATCATCCACAGCTCCCTGGCCGAGCCGCGCGTCAGCGTCCGTGAGGGCTAG